DNA sequence from the Candidatus Methylomirabilis tolerans genome:
AGATGTCGGAGATACGCGCGGGAGAAGTGTCGGCACGTATAACAATCACAGGAGAGATCAGGCGGCCTCTCGTCCGACGCATGTCTGGCTCCTTTGATATTAATCCGACCCTGGCTGGTGAACAGGCTTCCTGTCCTGCCGTGCCTGGTGGGCATCACGCAGTCGAACATGTCTACCCCCCGCATCACGCCTTCCACGAGATCCTCCGGCGTTCCGACCCCCATCAGGTAGCGCGGTCGATCGGCAGGCAAGAGCGGCGTCGTGTGAGCGATGGTCTCGTACATTACCGCGCTTGGTTCGCTGACGCTGAGGCCGCCGAGCGCGTAGCCGTCAAAGCCGATCTTCTGTAGAGCTGTTGCAGCCTGTTCCCGTAGTGCCTTATCGGTCCCGCCCTGCAAGATGCCGAACAACGCCGGTTGCCCATCGGGATGAGCCGCCCGAGACCGTTCTGCCCACTTGAGCGTCAGTTCCAGTGATCGCTGAAGGTAGTCGGTGGTCGAGGGGTAGGGCGCGCACTCGTCGAGCGGCATGATGATATCAGCCCCGAGAGATTTTTGAATTTCGATGGCGAGCTCCGGCGAGAGAAAATGGAGTGATCCGTCAAGATGGGACCGAAAGTTCACCCCCTTTTCTGAGATCTGTCGTAACGGAGCCAGACTGTAGACCTGGAACCCCCCACTGTCGGTGAGGATCGAGCCGGGCCACGCCATGAAACGATGCAAACCGCCGAGCTGCTCAATGAGCCGGTGGCCGGGACGCAGGTACAGGTGGTAGGTGTTGCACAGGGCTAACTGCACCCCTTCGGTCTCCAGCTCGTGGGGTGTGAGCGCCTTGACCGCGCCTCCCGTCCCACAGGGCATGAACACAGGGGTCTCCACTGTGCCGTGGGGCGTCCTCAGCCGTCCTCGCCGCGCACCTGTTACGGCATCGGTCTTCAGCAACTCGAAGATCACTATCTCTCCTATGAGGCTGTCAGTACTCAGCCTTTAGCCTTCAGCCAGATCAGGACCTATAACGCGCTGACCGCTGATTGCTGAATGCCATCCGGCTACCTTATCACACAATCAACATCGCGTCGCCGTAGGAATAAAAACGGTAGCGTAACGCGATGGCCTCGCGATACGCGGCCATGATGGCTTGGCGGCCCGCGAAGGCTGAGACCAGCATGAGAAGGGTGGAGCGAGGCAGATGAAAGTTGGTGATCAGGGCGTCGACACATGTATAGCGGTAGCCGGGGTAGATAAAGAGGTCTGTGACGCCGGCTCCGGACCTCATCTCGCCGCCGACTGCGGCATGTTCTAGCGCCCGGACGGTCGTGGTCCCGACCGCGATCACCCTCCGCCCTTCTCTCCTCGCGGCCTTGACCGCCAGGGCTGTACGCTCCGGAACAATGTAGCGCTCCGGCTCCATTCGATGCGTAGACACCTCCTCCACCCGAACAGGACGAAATGTGCCTGGTCCGACATAAAGAGTGATCGGAGTCACGGCGACATTCTGCCGCGTGAGCGCCTCGATCAATTGCGGTGTGAAGTGAAGGCCGGCCGTGGGCGCGGCAATGGCCCCTTCATGCTTTGCGTATACCGTCTGGTACCGCTCGCGATCCACAAGAACAGGGTGTAGGGTGTCTGGGGTAGGGGGTAGGGCAGTGACTGATCCGTTTTCTCCACCCTCCACCCTCCACCCTCCACCTTGTCTTTTGATATAGGGTGGAACCGGCATCTGGCCGAATCGCGACAAAAGGTCGGTGAGGCTCCCGTCATGCACGAGCTTGAGCAGGTGACGTCCTTCACCGCGTTTCTCTATCACCTCCGCCGTCATCGTTTCCTCGGCCAAGGTAAGGCGGTCGCCGACTCGAACCTGCCTGGATGGCTTGATCAAGGCCTCCCAGCAGCTTGTTCCGGTATGTTTTAAGTCGGGATCGGCGTCAACGCCACACAGGAGCAATACCTCAATAAGATGTCGCCGCTCGGATCGACCGAATAGCCTGGCGGGGATCACCTTTGCCTCGTTGATAACCAACAGGTCTCCCGGCAGCAGGTGTTCCGGG
Encoded proteins:
- a CDS encoding S-adenosylmethionine:tRNA ribosyltransferase-isomerase; amino-acid sequence: MRTADFDYTLPPDLIAQAPSPERDQSRLLVLDRNTGVLQHRIFRDLPEHLLPGDLLVINEAKVIPARLFGRSERRHLIEVLLLCGVDADPDLKHTGTSCWEALIKPSRQVRVGDRLTLAEETMTAEVIEKRGEGRHLLKLVHDGSLTDLLSRFGQMPVPPYIKRQGGGWRVEGGENGSVTALPPTPDTLHPVLVDRERYQTVYAKHEGAIAAPTAGLHFTPQLIEALTRQNVAVTPITLYVGPGTFRPVRVEEVSTHRMEPERYIVPERTALAVKAARREGRRVIAVGTTTVRALEHAAVGGEMRSGAGVTDLFIYPGYRYTCVDALITNFHLPRSTLLMLVSAFAGRQAIMAAYREAIALRYRFYSYGDAMLIV
- the tgt gene encoding tRNA guanosine(34) transglycosylase Tgt gives rise to the protein MIFELLKTDAVTGARRGRLRTPHGTVETPVFMPCGTGGAVKALTPHELETEGVQLALCNTYHLYLRPGHRLIEQLGGLHRFMAWPGSILTDSGGFQVYSLAPLRQISEKGVNFRSHLDGSLHFLSPELAIEIQKSLGADIIMPLDECAPYPSTTDYLQRSLELTLKWAERSRAAHPDGQPALFGILQGGTDKALREQAATALQKIGFDGYALGGLSVSEPSAVMYETIAHTTPLLPADRPRYLMGVGTPEDLVEGVMRGVDMFDCVMPTRHGRTGSLFTSQGRINIKGARHASDERPPDLSCDCYTCRHFSRAYLRHLFMAGEILGLRLNTLHNLHFYLTLMQQIRQAIEDGSFAAFRTRFFERTGMPDRNETITERD